One Denticeps clupeoides chromosome 12, fDenClu1.1, whole genome shotgun sequence genomic window carries:
- the LOC114800610 gene encoding extracellular sulfatase Sulf-2-like isoform X1: MARRSLSLTPLFLFFGLLYLAADGSKFMSGQRFRSRFQRDRRNMHPNIILILTDDQDIELGSMQAMNKTRRIMVQGGTHFTNAFSTTPMCCPSRSSILTGKYVHNHHTYTNNENCSSPSWQAHHEPHTFAVHLNNTGYRTAFFGKYLNEYNGSYVPPGWREWVALVKNSRFYNYTLSRNGIREKHGMEYPKDYLTDLITNDSINYFRTSKRMHPNRPVMMVLSHAAPHGPEDAAPQYSNAFPNASQHITPSYNYAPNPDKHWILRYTGPMKPVHMQFTNMLQRRRLQTLLSVDDSVEKVYNMLVETGELENTYIIYMSDHGYHIGQFGLVKGKSMPYEFDIRVPFYIRGPNIEAGSINPHIVLNIDVAPTLLDMAGVDIPNDMDGKSILKLLDTDRPVNRFHLSKRRKTWRDSFLVERGKPLHKQADGKEVAQEENFLPKYQRVKDLCQRAEYQTPCEQPKQKWQCLEDSTGMLRLFKCKGPAGLYSPRAQRLLAGRNPHIYSPTSPLDICDCDLTPPVKKKKLLTKRKKKARNNLARNRWARSAPFSLDTDLYTLDLEEGYRPVGPRNVSWDQKRVATLEGEDEEGFSGMGATNSQLASNSLTPASALKVTYRCSILMNDSVSCDGGLYRSLQAWKDHKLHIEHEIETLQTKIKNLREVKGHLKKVRPKECNCNKNMYQFTQRRMLRLKSGRVKSLRPPSKDKKQWLLKDQRRRKKLRKLLKRLRNHDTCSMPGLTCFTHNNQHWQTAPYWTMGPFCACTSANNNTYWCLRTINDTHNFLFCEFATGFMEYFDLSTDPYQLINAVSTLDRQAHNSMHLQLMKLRSCKGHKQCNHETAGIKDPNSFKEHRPLHRRKRPKLKKQSSKSLGQIWEGWVG, from the exons GATCCATGCAGGCCATGAATAAGACACGACGGATAATGGTGCAAGGGGGAACACACTTTACAAACGCTTTTTCCACCACACCCATGTGCTGCCCATCTCGTTCCTCCATCCTGACTGGAAAGTATGTCCACAACCACCACACGTACACCAATAATGAGAATTGCTCCTCCCCATCGTGGCAGGCACATCATGAGCCCCACACATTTGCTGTGCACCTCAACAACACAGGCTACAGGACAG CCTTCTTTGGGAAGTATCTGAATGAGTACAATGGCTCCTATGTACCTCCGGGCTGGAGGGAGTGGGTAGCACTAGTGAAGAATTCTCGCTTTTACAACTACACACTGTCTCGGAATGGCATCCGAGAGAAGCATGGCATGGAGTACCCAAAG GATTATCTCACAGATCTCATCACAAATGACAGCATTAATTACTTCCGGACATCTAAGAGGATGCATCCAAACCGGCCCGTAATGATGGTTCTGAGCCACGCTGCCCCTCATGGGCCAGAGGATGCAGCACCACAGTACAGCAATGCCTTTCCCAACGCCTCCCAACACAT AACTCCAAGTTATAACTATGCTCCTAACCCAGACAAGCACTGGATTCTCCGCTATACTGGACCCATGAAGCCAGTGCACATGCAGTTTACCAACATGCTGCAGAGAAGGAGGCTCCAGACCCTGCTGTCAGTAGATGACAGTGTGGAGAAG GTGTACAACATGCTTGTGGAGACAGGTGAACTGGAGAACACCTACATCATCTATATGTCCGACCATGGTTACCATATAGGCCAGTTTGGGCTGGTCAAGGGGAAGTCCATGCCATATGAGTTTGACATCCGTGTGCCTTTCTATATACGAGGGCCAAATATAGAGGCAGGTTCCAT CAACCCTCACATTGTGCTCAATATTGATGTTGCACCTACTCTTCTGGACATGGCTGGAGTAGACATCCCCAATGATATGGATGGCAAGTCCATCCTTAAACTGCTGGACACAGACAGGCCTGTCAACAG GTTTCATTTGAGCAAAAGGAGGAAAACATGGAGAGATTCATTTCTAGTTGAAAGAGG GAAGCCACTACACAAGCAGGCTGATGGGAAGGAAGTGGCTCAGGAGGAAAACTTTTTGCCCAAATACCAACGTGTGAAAGACCTGTGTCAGAGGGCAGAGTATCAAACACCATGTGAGCAGCCAAAACAG AAGTGGCAGTGTTTGGAAGACAGCACTGGCATGCTGCGCTTGTTTAAGTGTAAGGGACCAGCCGGCCTGTACTCTCCCCGAGCTCAGAGGCTGCTAGCTGGTCGTAACCCTCACATCTACAGTCCCACGTCCCCATTAGACATTTGTGActgtgacctcacacctccagtgaagaaaaagaaacttcTCACCAAACGCA AAAAGAAGGCTAGAAACAATCTTGCTCGAAACCGCTGGGCTCGGTCAGCACCTTTCAGTCTGGACACAGACCTGTACACACTAGACCTGGAGGAGGGCTACCGCCCAGTTGGCCCTCGGAATGTGAGCTGGGACCAGAAAAGAGTAGCTACCCTGGaaggagaggatgaggagggattCAGTGGGATGGGAGCTACAAATTCCCAGCTGGCGAGTAACAGTCTCACTCCCGCCTCTGCCTTGAAAGTCACATACAG GTGCTCGATATTGATGAATGATAGTGTGAGCTGTGATGGAGGACTCTACAGATCGCTGCAGGCCTGGAAGGACCATAAACTACACATTGAGCACGAG ATTGAGACCTTGCAAACAAAGATTAAGAATTTacgagaggtcaaaggtcacttgAAGAAAGTACGACCCAAGGAATGCAACTGCAACAAAAATAT GTATCAATTCACTCAAAGAAGAATGTTAAGGCTGAAATCGGGACGCGTGAAGAGTCTCAG ACCACCATCTAAGGACAAGAAGCAGTGGCTGCTGAAAGATCAGAGACGCAGGAAGAAGCTGCGGAAGCTGCTCAAGAGGCTGCGAAACCATGACACCTGCAGTATGCCCGGCCTCACCTGCTTCACCCACAACAACCAGCACTGGCAGACTGCCCCCTACTGGACAA TGGGCCCTTTCTGTGCCTGTACCAGTGCCAACAACAACACCTACTGGTGTCTAAGGACCATAAATGACACACACAACTTTTTATTCTGTGAATTTGCCACTGGCTTCATGGAATATTTTGACCTCAGCACTGATCCTTACCAG cTAATTAACGCAGTCAGCACATTGGACCGTCAGGCCCACAACAGCATGCACCTTCAGCTCATGAAGCTGCGGAGCTGCAAAGGACACAAGCAGTGCAACCATGAGACAG CAGGTATAAAGGATCCCAACTCTTTTAAAGAACACAG GCCACTTCACCGCCGAAAGAGGCCGAAACTGAAGAAGCAGTCCTCCAAATCGCT TGGACAGATTTGGGAAGGATGGGTGGGCTAG
- the LOC114800610 gene encoding extracellular sulfatase Sulf-2-like isoform X2, translating into MARRSLSLTPLFLFFGLLYLAADGSKFMSGQRFRSRFQRDRRNMHPNIILILTDDQDIELGSMQAMNKTRRIMVQGGTHFTNAFSTTPMCCPSRSSILTGKYVHNHHTYTNNENCSSPSWQAHHEPHTFAVHLNNTGYRTAFFGKYLNEYNGSYVPPGWREWVALVKNSRFYNYTLSRNGIREKHGMEYPKDYLTDLITNDSINYFRTSKRMHPNRPVMMVLSHAAPHGPEDAAPQYSNAFPNASQHITPSYNYAPNPDKHWILRYTGPMKPVHMQFTNMLQRRRLQTLLSVDDSVEKVYNMLVETGELENTYIIYMSDHGYHIGQFGLVKGKSMPYEFDIRVPFYIRGPNIEAGSINPHIVLNIDVAPTLLDMAGVDIPNDMDGKSILKLLDTDRPVNRFHLSKRRKTWRDSFLVERGKPLHKQADGKEVAQEENFLPKYQRVKDLCQRAEYQTPCEQPKQKWQCLEDSTGMLRLFKCKGPAGLYSPRAQRLLAGRNPHIYSPTSPLDICDCDLTPPVKKKKLLTKRKKKARNNLARNRWARSAPFSLDTDLYTLDLEEGYRPVGPRNVSWDQKRVATLEGEDEEGFSGMGATNSQLASNSLTPASALKVTYRCSILMNDSVSCDGGLYRSLQAWKDHKLHIEHEIETLQTKIKNLREVKGHLKKVRPKECNCNKNMYQFTQRRMLRLKSGRVKSLRPPSKDKKQWLLKDQRRRKKLRKLLKRLRNHDTCSMPGLTCFTHNNQHWQTAPYWTMGPFCACTSANNNTYWCLRTINDTHNFLFCEFATGFMEYFDLSTDPYQLINAVSTLDRQAHNSMHLQLMKLRSCKGHKQCNHETGIKDPNSFKEHRPLHRRKRPKLKKQSSKSLGQIWEGWVG; encoded by the exons GATCCATGCAGGCCATGAATAAGACACGACGGATAATGGTGCAAGGGGGAACACACTTTACAAACGCTTTTTCCACCACACCCATGTGCTGCCCATCTCGTTCCTCCATCCTGACTGGAAAGTATGTCCACAACCACCACACGTACACCAATAATGAGAATTGCTCCTCCCCATCGTGGCAGGCACATCATGAGCCCCACACATTTGCTGTGCACCTCAACAACACAGGCTACAGGACAG CCTTCTTTGGGAAGTATCTGAATGAGTACAATGGCTCCTATGTACCTCCGGGCTGGAGGGAGTGGGTAGCACTAGTGAAGAATTCTCGCTTTTACAACTACACACTGTCTCGGAATGGCATCCGAGAGAAGCATGGCATGGAGTACCCAAAG GATTATCTCACAGATCTCATCACAAATGACAGCATTAATTACTTCCGGACATCTAAGAGGATGCATCCAAACCGGCCCGTAATGATGGTTCTGAGCCACGCTGCCCCTCATGGGCCAGAGGATGCAGCACCACAGTACAGCAATGCCTTTCCCAACGCCTCCCAACACAT AACTCCAAGTTATAACTATGCTCCTAACCCAGACAAGCACTGGATTCTCCGCTATACTGGACCCATGAAGCCAGTGCACATGCAGTTTACCAACATGCTGCAGAGAAGGAGGCTCCAGACCCTGCTGTCAGTAGATGACAGTGTGGAGAAG GTGTACAACATGCTTGTGGAGACAGGTGAACTGGAGAACACCTACATCATCTATATGTCCGACCATGGTTACCATATAGGCCAGTTTGGGCTGGTCAAGGGGAAGTCCATGCCATATGAGTTTGACATCCGTGTGCCTTTCTATATACGAGGGCCAAATATAGAGGCAGGTTCCAT CAACCCTCACATTGTGCTCAATATTGATGTTGCACCTACTCTTCTGGACATGGCTGGAGTAGACATCCCCAATGATATGGATGGCAAGTCCATCCTTAAACTGCTGGACACAGACAGGCCTGTCAACAG GTTTCATTTGAGCAAAAGGAGGAAAACATGGAGAGATTCATTTCTAGTTGAAAGAGG GAAGCCACTACACAAGCAGGCTGATGGGAAGGAAGTGGCTCAGGAGGAAAACTTTTTGCCCAAATACCAACGTGTGAAAGACCTGTGTCAGAGGGCAGAGTATCAAACACCATGTGAGCAGCCAAAACAG AAGTGGCAGTGTTTGGAAGACAGCACTGGCATGCTGCGCTTGTTTAAGTGTAAGGGACCAGCCGGCCTGTACTCTCCCCGAGCTCAGAGGCTGCTAGCTGGTCGTAACCCTCACATCTACAGTCCCACGTCCCCATTAGACATTTGTGActgtgacctcacacctccagtgaagaaaaagaaacttcTCACCAAACGCA AAAAGAAGGCTAGAAACAATCTTGCTCGAAACCGCTGGGCTCGGTCAGCACCTTTCAGTCTGGACACAGACCTGTACACACTAGACCTGGAGGAGGGCTACCGCCCAGTTGGCCCTCGGAATGTGAGCTGGGACCAGAAAAGAGTAGCTACCCTGGaaggagaggatgaggagggattCAGTGGGATGGGAGCTACAAATTCCCAGCTGGCGAGTAACAGTCTCACTCCCGCCTCTGCCTTGAAAGTCACATACAG GTGCTCGATATTGATGAATGATAGTGTGAGCTGTGATGGAGGACTCTACAGATCGCTGCAGGCCTGGAAGGACCATAAACTACACATTGAGCACGAG ATTGAGACCTTGCAAACAAAGATTAAGAATTTacgagaggtcaaaggtcacttgAAGAAAGTACGACCCAAGGAATGCAACTGCAACAAAAATAT GTATCAATTCACTCAAAGAAGAATGTTAAGGCTGAAATCGGGACGCGTGAAGAGTCTCAG ACCACCATCTAAGGACAAGAAGCAGTGGCTGCTGAAAGATCAGAGACGCAGGAAGAAGCTGCGGAAGCTGCTCAAGAGGCTGCGAAACCATGACACCTGCAGTATGCCCGGCCTCACCTGCTTCACCCACAACAACCAGCACTGGCAGACTGCCCCCTACTGGACAA TGGGCCCTTTCTGTGCCTGTACCAGTGCCAACAACAACACCTACTGGTGTCTAAGGACCATAAATGACACACACAACTTTTTATTCTGTGAATTTGCCACTGGCTTCATGGAATATTTTGACCTCAGCACTGATCCTTACCAG cTAATTAACGCAGTCAGCACATTGGACCGTCAGGCCCACAACAGCATGCACCTTCAGCTCATGAAGCTGCGGAGCTGCAAAGGACACAAGCAGTGCAACCATGAGACAG GTATAAAGGATCCCAACTCTTTTAAAGAACACAG GCCACTTCACCGCCGAAAGAGGCCGAAACTGAAGAAGCAGTCCTCCAAATCGCT TGGACAGATTTGGGAAGGATGGGTGGGCTAG